In the genome of Halapricum salinum, one region contains:
- a CDS encoding pyruvate ferredoxin oxidoreductase, producing MARADQQHPSDEQEVMKGTSAVAKGVMAADPDVVSAYPITPQTGVVEKLSELVADGKLDSEFIKVDSEFNAASTCIGASAAGARAFSATSSQGLKLMSEPLFTAAGMRLPIVMAVANRSLSAPLSIWADHTDAFAERDGGMLQFHAEDVQEAIDHVLLGFRVAEQVNLPALSNFDGFILTHVQEPANIPDETEVSEFLPPRDPEYTLDPSDPKTMGAYARPEHWTESRYEIQRAMMDAREVWADAVEEFRDVFGRDYTEYGGMLDTYHAEDADHIVVAMGSIAGTVRNVVDAYREDGETVGMVRPRVFRPFPAPELRDALADAESVAVLTKEMSPGYESAFAGEIKGALYHAESRPPIKSYVLGMAGRDVKPEDIAEIVEDVKTATPRMGFKESESWPQLRPELLEGGDDR from the coding sequence ATGGCACGAGCGGACCAACAGCACCCCTCGGACGAACAGGAAGTGATGAAGGGGACGTCGGCGGTCGCGAAAGGCGTCATGGCCGCCGACCCCGACGTCGTCTCGGCGTACCCGATCACGCCCCAGACGGGCGTCGTCGAGAAGCTCTCCGAGCTGGTCGCCGACGGTAAACTCGACAGCGAGTTCATCAAAGTCGACAGCGAGTTCAACGCCGCTTCGACGTGTATCGGCGCGTCGGCGGCCGGCGCTCGCGCGTTCTCCGCGACCTCGAGTCAGGGCCTGAAGCTGATGAGCGAACCGCTCTTTACGGCCGCGGGGATGCGCCTGCCGATCGTGATGGCGGTCGCCAACCGGTCGCTGTCGGCACCGCTGTCGATCTGGGCCGACCACACCGACGCCTTCGCGGAACGGGACGGCGGCATGCTCCAGTTCCACGCCGAGGACGTCCAGGAAGCGATCGACCACGTCCTGCTGGGTTTCCGCGTCGCCGAGCAGGTCAACCTACCGGCGCTGTCGAACTTCGACGGCTTCATCCTGACGCACGTCCAGGAACCCGCGAACATCCCGGACGAGACGGAAGTCAGCGAGTTCCTCCCGCCGCGCGATCCCGAGTACACGCTCGATCCCTCGGATCCGAAGACGATGGGCGCCTACGCCCGCCCCGAGCACTGGACGGAGAGTCGCTACGAGATCCAGCGCGCGATGATGGACGCCCGCGAGGTCTGGGCCGACGCTGTCGAGGAGTTCCGCGACGTGTTCGGTCGCGATTACACCGAGTACGGCGGGATGCTGGACACCTACCACGCCGAGGACGCCGACCACATCGTCGTCGCGATGGGGTCGATCGCCGGGACCGTCCGCAACGTCGTCGACGCCTACCGCGAGGACGGCGAGACGGTCGGCATGGTCCGACCCCGCGTGTTCCGTCCGTTCCCGGCCCCCGAACTGCGCGACGCGCTGGCCGATGCCGAGTCGGTCGCCGTCCTGACAAAGGAGATGTCGCCCGGCTACGAGAGCGCCTTCGCCGGGGAGATCAAGGGCGCGCTCTACCACGCCGAGAGCCGGCCCCCCATCAAGAGCTACGTGCTGGGGATGGCCGGGCGCGACGTCAAGCCCGAAGACATCGCGGAGATCGTCGAGGACGTCAAGACGGCGACGCCGCGGATGGGCTTCAAAGAGAGCGAATCGTGGCCGCAACTGCGTCCCGAACTCCTCGAAGGAGGGGATGACCGATGA
- the porB gene encoding pyruvate synthase subunit PorB, protein MSSDPQEQDYTDRLEHDDELWNPGHRACAGCGPALAMKYITEAAGENTIVTNATGCMEVVSTPYPESAWGTSYIHNIFENAASVAAGIEAAYKSFDRRDPDHLDVQDSDDLNIIAIGGDGATADIGFRALSGMMERGHDVLYIMYDNEAYMNTGVQRSSQTPFGAETTTSPAGKESIGNDTNKKDMASIAADHGVPYVATATISNPRDFKQKVEKALEIDGPKFIHVYAPCPVGWGFDSAKTIDLAEKAVETGLFPVFEMEDGEITSVNKIRDREPIEEWLEPQGRFRHLFKDEENGEEAIEELQGWIDGRAEDLGLDA, encoded by the coding sequence ATGAGTTCCGACCCGCAAGAGCAAGACTACACCGACCGACTCGAACACGACGACGAACTGTGGAACCCGGGCCACCGCGCGTGTGCCGGCTGTGGCCCCGCGCTGGCGATGAAATATATTACTGAAGCTGCCGGCGAGAACACCATCGTCACCAACGCCACCGGCTGTATGGAGGTCGTCTCGACGCCGTATCCCGAGAGCGCCTGGGGGACCAGCTACATCCACAACATCTTCGAGAACGCCGCGAGCGTCGCGGCGGGCATCGAAGCCGCGTACAAGTCCTTCGACCGGCGCGATCCCGATCACCTCGACGTCCAGGACAGCGACGACCTCAACATCATCGCCATCGGCGGCGACGGCGCGACCGCCGACATCGGCTTTCGGGCGCTGTCGGGCATGATGGAGCGCGGCCACGACGTCCTCTACATCATGTACGACAACGAGGCGTACATGAACACCGGCGTCCAGCGCTCCAGCCAGACGCCGTTCGGTGCCGAGACGACCACCTCCCCGGCCGGGAAAGAGAGTATCGGCAACGACACCAACAAGAAGGACATGGCCTCGATCGCCGCCGATCACGGCGTCCCCTACGTCGCGACGGCGACGATATCCAACCCGCGTGACTTCAAGCAGAAAGTCGAGAAGGCCCTGGAGATCGACGGGCCAAAGTTCATCCACGTCTACGCGCCCTGTCCGGTCGGCTGGGGCTTCGACTCTGCGAAGACCATCGACCTCGCCGAGAAGGCCGTCGAGACCGGTCTGTTCCCCGTCTTCGAGATGGAAGACGGCGAGATAACGAGCGTCAACAAGATCCGCGACCGCGAGCCGATCGAGGAGTGGCTCGAACCGCAGGGCCGGTTCAGGCACCTGTTCAAAGACGAGGAGAACGGCGAGGAAGCGATCGAAGAACTGCAGGGGTGGATCGACGGGCGTGCTGAAGACCTCGGTCTAGACGCCTGA
- a CDS encoding alpha/beta fold hydrolase, producing MPTANNDGVAIAYERDGLDDAETIVFVEGLGYGRWMWRWQRAQLQDHYDLLLFDNRGTGDSAEPDGPYTIGEMAGDLEAVLADAGVERAHVVGASMGGMIAMQYALEYDRAASLGLFCTSPGGPDAAPTPEETRSRMYDVPENLGEREAIKYKMEPALSETFPEQYDDVFEEIVDWRLESDASEQARQWQGAAVEAFDISDRLDEITLPALVIHGTGDKVVPPENGELLAESLPNSRYLTLHDAPHLFCIEEFLQVNEHLDMFIRDV from the coding sequence ATGCCCACCGCAAACAACGACGGCGTCGCCATCGCCTACGAACGCGACGGACTCGACGACGCAGAGACGATCGTCTTCGTCGAGGGCCTGGGCTACGGGCGCTGGATGTGGCGCTGGCAACGCGCACAGCTGCAGGATCACTACGACCTCCTGCTGTTCGACAACCGCGGGACCGGCGATTCGGCCGAACCTGACGGTCCATACACCATCGGCGAGATGGCCGGCGACCTCGAAGCCGTCCTCGCGGACGCTGGCGTCGAGCGCGCCCACGTCGTCGGCGCGAGCATGGGCGGGATGATCGCCATGCAGTACGCTCTCGAATACGACCGCGCCGCGTCTCTGGGCCTGTTCTGTACGAGTCCCGGCGGTCCCGACGCCGCCCCGACGCCCGAAGAGACTCGCTCGCGAATGTACGACGTCCCCGAGAATCTGGGTGAGCGCGAGGCGATCAAGTACAAGATGGAGCCGGCACTCTCGGAAACGTTTCCCGAGCAGTACGACGACGTCTTCGAAGAGATCGTCGACTGGCGACTCGAATCGGACGCCTCCGAGCAGGCCCGCCAGTGGCAGGGCGCCGCCGTCGAGGCCTTCGACATAAGCGACCGGCTCGACGAGATCACGCTGCCGGCGCTGGTCATCCACGGGACCGGCGACAAGGTCGTCCCACCGGAGAACGGGGAGCTACTGGCCGAGTCGCTACCGAACAGTCGGTATCTGACGCTGCACGACGCGCCACATCTGTTCTGCATCGAGGAGTTCCTGCAGGTCAACGAACACCTCGACATGTTCATCAGGGATGTCTGA
- a CDS encoding HFX_2341 family transcriptional regulator domain-containing protein, which yields MEQIDEIHIAPLGYERDRIVEPIRKHNADVVYLLEDTIHGGRTCYHEEMIETLRDDGVDVHVETADLQDLYDVMGVVTTITADHAGDIVRVNVSSGPKLADIGSAIACMATDATPYYVQPEEQVHALDEEPLTRGMVDDEKLPSYPIEAISRDQVAILNFLDETNTQAYTAKKKDLIEFAEEAELTFLTEANPANDKAKFALLNANVIDPLQDDGYIGVNAVGRQKQIELTDTGENVLHAFRHKL from the coding sequence ATGGAGCAGATCGACGAGATTCACATCGCGCCGCTGGGATACGAGCGCGACCGTATCGTCGAACCGATTCGCAAACACAACGCGGACGTCGTCTACCTCCTCGAAGACACGATCCACGGTGGCCGGACGTGCTACCACGAGGAGATGATCGAAACCCTCCGAGACGACGGCGTCGACGTCCACGTCGAGACGGCGGATCTGCAGGATCTCTACGACGTGATGGGCGTGGTCACGACGATCACCGCCGACCACGCGGGCGACATCGTCCGTGTGAACGTCTCCAGTGGCCCGAAACTGGCCGACATCGGCTCTGCCATCGCCTGTATGGCGACCGACGCGACGCCCTATTACGTCCAGCCGGAAGAACAGGTCCACGCCCTCGACGAGGAACCGCTCACCCGGGGGATGGTCGACGACGAGAAATTACCGTCCTACCCGATCGAGGCGATCTCGCGCGATCAGGTCGCAATCCTGAACTTCCTCGACGAGACCAACACCCAGGCCTACACCGCAAAGAAGAAAGACCTCATCGAATTCGCCGAGGAGGCAGAACTCACGTTCCTGACCGAAGCCAATCCCGCCAACGACAAGGCCAAGTTCGCGCTCCTGAACGCCAACGTCATCGATCCCCTGCAGGACGACGGTTACATCGGGGTCAACGCCGTCGGGCGGCAGAAACAGATCGAACTGACCGACACAGGCGAGAACGTCCTCCACGCGTTCAGACACAAGTTGTAG
- a CDS encoding arsinothricin resistance N-acetyltransferase ArsN1 family B, with translation MKIRIATTDDAAAIREIYAPYVESTAITFEVEPPSVAAMAEQIAAGVETYPWLVCESGDGELVGYAAASQLRSKTAFQWSVELSIYVDSAAQGNGIGTALYTALLDILAEQGFFNAYVAITLPNEASVALHERLGFEAVGTFPGVGHKRDAWHDVQWWARTLGERPSDPDPPKPFETLRGSPAIERAIDAGQARLEQGE, from the coding sequence ATGAAAATTCGAATCGCTACGACCGACGACGCGGCTGCGATCCGCGAAATCTACGCTCCCTACGTCGAGTCGACGGCGATCACCTTCGAAGTCGAGCCGCCGTCGGTGGCGGCGATGGCCGAGCAGATCGCGGCCGGTGTGGAGACGTACCCGTGGCTGGTCTGTGAGAGCGGTGACGGCGAGTTAGTGGGCTACGCCGCAGCGAGCCAGTTGCGCTCGAAGACGGCCTTCCAGTGGTCGGTCGAGCTGTCGATCTACGTCGATTCTGCCGCCCAGGGTAACGGGATCGGAACGGCGCTGTACACTGCGCTGCTCGATATCCTTGCTGAACAGGGATTTTTCAACGCCTACGTCGCGATCACGCTCCCGAACGAGGCGAGCGTCGCCCTGCACGAGCGCCTCGGCTTCGAGGCGGTCGGGACGTTCCCCGGCGTCGGCCACAAACGCGACGCGTGGCACGACGTCCAGTGGTGGGCCAGGACTCTCGGCGAGCGACCGTCCGACCCCGATCCCCCGAAGCCGTTCGAGACACTCCGAGGGTCGCCAGCGATCGAGCGAGCCATCGACGCCGGGCAGGCCCGACTCGAACAGGGCGAGTGA
- a CDS encoding DUF420 domain-containing protein encodes MAVATDLKEGVKARPRAVAAVITVVGYALVMNAFEQFVPIFPTIPESTVRMLSSVIVVINAATLTTLLAGVYFIKQRQIDRHRTAMVTAVVLEFGFLVLYLWKVGGGGELYIQATGAFKTAYLVILAIHLVCSALAVPVVVYAVLLGLTHTPAELAETAHARVGRIAVAVWSISLALGIVTSGMLRYAGSELKTVGMIVF; translated from the coding sequence ATGGCTGTCGCCACAGACCTCAAAGAGGGCGTGAAGGCCCGTCCGCGGGCCGTCGCGGCCGTGATTACGGTCGTCGGCTACGCGCTAGTGATGAATGCCTTCGAACAGTTCGTCCCGATCTTCCCGACGATCCCCGAATCAACAGTCAGAATGCTCTCGTCGGTCATCGTCGTCATCAACGCGGCGACGCTGACGACGCTGCTCGCGGGCGTCTACTTCATCAAACAACGCCAGATCGATCGCCATAGAACAGCGATGGTCACGGCGGTCGTTCTAGAATTTGGGTTTCTCGTGCTCTACCTCTGGAAGGTCGGCGGCGGCGGCGAGCTCTACATCCAGGCCACGGGAGCCTTCAAGACCGCCTATCTCGTGATCCTGGCGATCCACCTCGTCTGCTCGGCGCTCGCGGTCCCGGTCGTCGTCTACGCCGTCCTGCTCGGGTTGACGCACACCCCGGCCGAACTGGCCGAGACGGCCCACGCTCGAGTCGGGCGGATCGCCGTGGCCGTGTGGTCGATCAGCCTCGCGCTCGGGATCGTCACCAGCGGGATGCTCCGATACGCTGGCTCAGAGCTCAAGACTGTCGGAATGATCGTCTTCTAG
- a CDS encoding ATPase domain-containing protein, translating to MASNGDANETDPPTPNSGDQRGIHRCDYCRLPIPHDPIAVGHDGYTYEFCSQACREALEDSERVFTQYHGHRRFDPGVDALQASLPEGIPRNSFVMLSDLAGTRTEAVRAELVWRALQRGEPVVVVSLLEPPVSLLQSFVSLEWNILPYLERDRLRIVDGFTYRVEDHERMVGRMNAWNSHLRAVAAEATTTVRDPTEIRELQSRIDNAMDDLGMQEQGIVVIDSLTELGALVQPVQSYNFVKDVRADVCKGRFVPVFASATITTDEERFPHDLDYMVDGIVEMRLNEELVEGALLKQLRVRKMNGVLTYPEWKCYEYTSGLGIVTFDPHEEMERSEETVEEETVDDSERL from the coding sequence ATGGCAAGCAACGGGGACGCAAACGAGACAGACCCCCCGACACCCAACAGCGGCGATCAGCGGGGGATCCATCGCTGTGACTACTGTCGACTACCGATCCCACACGACCCGATCGCGGTCGGACACGACGGCTACACCTACGAATTCTGTTCGCAAGCGTGCCGGGAGGCCCTCGAAGACAGTGAGCGAGTGTTCACACAGTATCACGGCCATCGACGCTTCGACCCTGGCGTCGACGCACTGCAGGCCAGCCTCCCGGAGGGAATCCCGCGTAACTCCTTCGTCATGCTGAGCGATCTGGCGGGCACGAGGACGGAAGCGGTCCGGGCCGAACTGGTCTGGCGCGCGCTCCAGCGCGGCGAGCCAGTCGTAGTCGTCTCGCTACTCGAACCACCCGTCTCGCTGTTGCAGTCGTTCGTCTCCCTGGAGTGGAACATCCTGCCGTATCTTGAACGCGACCGCTTGCGCATCGTCGACGGCTTCACCTACCGCGTCGAGGACCACGAGCGGATGGTCGGCCGGATGAACGCCTGGAACAGCCACCTCCGGGCGGTCGCCGCCGAGGCGACGACGACGGTCAGAGATCCAACGGAGATCCGCGAACTCCAGAGCCGGATCGACAACGCGATGGACGACCTGGGCATGCAAGAGCAGGGAATCGTCGTCATCGACTCGCTCACAGAGTTGGGGGCGCTCGTCCAGCCAGTCCAGTCGTACAACTTCGTCAAGGACGTCCGGGCCGACGTCTGCAAGGGTCGGTTCGTCCCCGTCTTCGCGAGCGCGACCATCACGACCGACGAGGAGCGCTTCCCCCACGACCTCGATTACATGGTCGACGGCATCGTCGAGATGCGGCTCAACGAGGAACTGGTCGAAGGCGCGCTCCTCAAGCAACTGCGCGTCCGGAAGATGAACGGCGTCCTCACGTATCCCGAATGGAAGTGCTACGAGTACACCAGCGGCCTCGGCATCGTCACCTTCGACCCGCACGAGGAGATGGAACGCTCCGAGGAGACAGTCGAAGAAGAGACCGTCGACGACAGCGAACGACTATAG
- a CDS encoding heptaprenylglyceryl phosphate synthase yields the protein MTSLPAIARRVEDVTATASIAARTLLSLDTNPVPGDWTHITKIDPEDEKQLPLLYPLYLQHTSAVEVGGSRDVTDQNTEETLDLVADRPVPAFQEPSGPTQVTDETRSKAEFLAIPEVLNGDVDALIGQLGAGIEHIQDDLAPEMIAEKLPISPGGAIEDRLSQFASAWMLREAVFEAYIIMNLDSAAARESNVTEDDLLDPGTAKQRALAAEQHLESELVYLEYSGTFGGEEAEDILEAVSDGLTWSRLWYGGGLDNRENAQRVLDAGADAVVVGNVFHEIADEEVDVCEQVVADLDPDASRDDVDAWIDSNVDLDAASATKYLSTIVDVSNPEGRAREYLETTILTWLAVQSVLEELDTDEPSSATEIRTAFREADLPGTTAVDAVLDAEGYLLDVLVDLAGPRYDVETDGLPVKHVSLEL from the coding sequence ATGACGAGTCTCCCAGCTATCGCCCGGCGTGTCGAGGACGTCACAGCCACGGCGAGTATCGCCGCTCGGACGCTACTCTCGCTGGATACCAACCCGGTCCCGGGCGACTGGACACACATCACCAAGATCGACCCGGAAGACGAGAAACAGCTCCCGCTGCTCTACCCGCTCTACCTCCAGCACACGAGCGCCGTCGAGGTCGGCGGCTCCCGAGACGTTACCGACCAGAATACCGAAGAGACGCTCGACCTGGTCGCCGACCGTCCGGTGCCGGCCTTCCAGGAACCCAGCGGCCCCACACAGGTGACAGACGAGACGCGCTCGAAAGCGGAATTCCTGGCCATTCCCGAGGTGCTCAACGGCGACGTCGACGCACTCATCGGCCAGCTCGGTGCCGGGATCGAACATATTCAGGACGACCTCGCGCCGGAGATGATCGCGGAAAAACTGCCGATCTCGCCGGGTGGCGCGATCGAAGACCGACTGTCACAGTTCGCCTCCGCGTGGATGCTTCGAGAAGCCGTCTTCGAGGCCTACATCATCATGAATCTCGACAGCGCGGCTGCCCGCGAGAGCAACGTCACCGAGGACGACCTCCTCGATCCGGGGACGGCCAAACAGCGCGCGCTGGCGGCCGAACAGCACCTCGAAAGCGAACTCGTCTACCTCGAATACTCCGGGACTTTCGGCGGCGAGGAAGCCGAGGATATCCTCGAGGCCGTCAGCGACGGTCTCACGTGGTCGCGACTGTGGTACGGCGGTGGCCTCGACAACCGTGAGAACGCTCAGCGCGTACTCGACGCCGGCGCGGACGCCGTCGTCGTCGGCAACGTGTTCCACGAGATCGCCGACGAAGAAGTCGACGTCTGTGAACAGGTCGTTGCCGACCTCGATCCCGACGCCTCGCGCGACGACGTCGATGCGTGGATCGACTCGAACGTCGATCTCGACGCAGCGAGTGCGACGAAGTATCTCTCGACGATCGTCGACGTCTCGAACCCCGAGGGCCGGGCCCGCGAGTATCTCGAGACGACGATCCTGACGTGGCTGGCCGTGCAGTCCGTCCTCGAGGAACTCGACACCGACGAGCCCAGTTCGGCCACGGAGATACGGACGGCGTTCCGCGAGGCGGACCTCCCGGGAACCACGGCGGTCGACGCGGTCCTCGACGCGGAGGGATACCTGTTAGACGTGCTCGTCGACCTCGCTGGGCCGCGCTACGACGTCGAGACCGACGGCCTGCCGGTCAAACACGTCAGTCTCGAACTATAG
- a CDS encoding FG-GAP repeat protein, with product MNENRRRFLTLVGASSVGWLAGCGGDDVGEDESPNPPQQITTLTPGAESGTQDFGESVALSSDSSTIVVSDSRREYDTGAAYVFERSGDDWRSQQRLIPADAERGSNVAESLAISDDGRTVVVGAPSIGGADETPTERNGSAYVFERSDGRWDRQAKLTAEADSEDLFGISTAISGDSSTLLIADPGRNADAGVAYVFEQSNESWNRRATLTADDGDDQDRFGTGLSISEDGSTIVIGAPGVESPDVTGTGAAYVFGKIDREWSQQTKLVADENSVGRHGSAVAISSDGRTVIVGADHVGDSREGIAGFVSVFEQSDEEWNQTATFAPEADGNGSIGSLTVSDDGGTIALGAPDGSPGETSGSAFLFEQSEREWRQQATVTPQDSDTQTIFGWSVAVSGDGTTTLVGAPNGSPPERGGSGEVYVFQ from the coding sequence ATGAACGAAAACAGACGACGGTTTCTCACTCTTGTGGGAGCATCCAGCGTGGGTTGGCTGGCAGGATGCGGCGGTGATGACGTTGGAGAAGACGAGTCACCCAATCCGCCCCAACAGATCACAACACTCACCCCGGGAGCTGAATCCGGGACACAGGATTTCGGAGAGTCAGTTGCGCTGTCGAGCGATAGCTCGACGATCGTCGTGTCGGATTCGAGGCGAGAATACGATACCGGAGCGGCATACGTGTTCGAGCGCTCCGGTGATGATTGGCGTTCCCAGCAGCGCCTCATTCCTGCGGACGCTGAGAGAGGCAGCAATGTGGCTGAGTCGCTCGCCATCTCGGACGACGGCAGGACCGTCGTGGTCGGGGCTCCTTCGATCGGTGGGGCCGACGAAACGCCGACCGAACGGAATGGTTCGGCGTACGTCTTCGAGCGTTCCGATGGCAGATGGGACCGGCAAGCGAAACTGACTGCCGAAGCTGACAGCGAGGACCTCTTCGGCATCTCGACCGCGATCTCGGGTGACAGTTCGACACTCCTCATTGCAGACCCAGGGAGAAACGCCGACGCTGGGGTTGCTTACGTATTCGAACAGTCCAACGAGTCGTGGAACCGACGAGCTACCCTAACCGCCGACGACGGCGACGATCAGGACCGGTTCGGTACTGGACTCTCTATCTCAGAGGATGGATCGACGATCGTTATCGGGGCACCGGGTGTTGAGAGTCCAGACGTGACGGGGACGGGAGCAGCATACGTGTTTGGAAAGATAGACAGAGAGTGGAGTCAACAGACGAAATTAGTCGCCGACGAGAATAGCGTCGGCCGGCACGGCAGTGCAGTCGCGATATCGAGTGACGGGCGGACTGTCATTGTTGGAGCCGATCACGTAGGCGATTCGAGGGAGGGTATTGCGGGGTTCGTGTCCGTATTCGAGCAGTCCGACGAGGAGTGGAACCAGACCGCTACATTCGCTCCTGAAGCCGACGGCAATGGATCGATCGGATCGCTCACAGTCTCTGACGACGGGGGGACGATAGCCCTCGGAGCCCCCGACGGATCGCCTGGCGAAACGAGCGGCTCGGCGTTCCTGTTCGAACAGTCCGAACGAGAGTGGAGGCAACAGGCGACGGTCACCCCACAGGATAGCGACACGCAAACGATCTTTGGCTGGTCAGTCGCAGTCTCGGGCGACGGGACAACGACGCTTGTCGGCGCTCCGAATGGCAGTCCTCCAGAACGAGGCGGTTCCGGGGAGGTCTACGTCTTCCAGTAG
- a CDS encoding aldo/keto reductase, which yields MATDQLTPESVPRAQDMPMLGLGTWENENPDQCADSVRTALEMGYRHVDTAQIYGNEDAVGDGLAAADVDREEIFLATKIWISNLDYEGVLETAQESLDRLGTDYLDLLYIHWPARAYDPEDTLAAFDELYDEGTIRNVGVSNFEPHHVEEAREHLDAPIFANQVEIHPLLQQTELRTFAADTDLELVAYSPLARGDVFDVPELTEIAEKHGVSEPQVSLAWLRENDITAIPKATSEAHIRDNWESLTLELDEEDHEKIAGIDRTDRKVEPGFAPDAW from the coding sequence ATGGCAACCGATCAACTCACCCCCGAGAGCGTGCCGCGCGCCCAGGACATGCCGATGCTCGGCCTCGGCACCTGGGAGAACGAGAACCCCGACCAGTGTGCCGACAGCGTCCGCACGGCCCTGGAGATGGGCTATCGACACGTCGACACCGCCCAGATCTACGGCAACGAGGACGCCGTCGGCGACGGGCTCGCCGCCGCGGACGTCGACCGCGAGGAGATCTTCCTCGCGACCAAGATCTGGATCTCGAATCTCGACTACGAGGGCGTTCTCGAGACCGCACAGGAGAGTCTCGACCGCCTCGGCACCGACTATCTCGACCTGCTGTATATCCACTGGCCGGCCCGCGCGTACGACCCCGAAGACACGCTGGCGGCGTTCGACGAACTCTACGACGAGGGGACGATCCGCAACGTCGGCGTCTCGAACTTCGAACCCCATCACGTCGAGGAGGCCCGCGAGCACCTCGACGCGCCGATCTTCGCCAATCAGGTCGAGATCCACCCGCTGCTCCAGCAGACCGAACTCCGGACGTTCGCCGCCGACACGGATCTCGAACTGGTCGCGTACTCGCCGCTGGCACGCGGTGACGTCTTCGACGTGCCCGAGTTGACCGAGATCGCAGAGAAACATGGTGTCAGCGAGCCGCAAGTCAGTCTCGCGTGGCTCCGCGAGAACGACATCACGGCAATCCCCAAAGCCACGAGCGAGGCCCACATCCGGGACAACTGGGAGAGTCTGACGCTGGAACTCGACGAGGAAGACCACGAAAAGATCGCCGGCATCGACCGGACGGACCGGAAGGTCGAACCCGGCTTCGCGCCGGACGCCTGGTAA